The Candidatus Bathyarchaeota archaeon genomic interval TTGCGGTGCCTTACACGCGGGTTTATGAGCAGTATGGCTTGGATTTTATGCTGCAACCCGCCAACCTTTTCAGTTTTGTGCTGACTGTTTTTGGCTTGCTTGCCGTAGCCTTAACCGCGTTGTTTGCGACTTTGCCTCTCATCAAACAACAGCCCAAAAAGCCCAGTTTAGCTGGGGTCGGCGCAGCTTTGGCAGGATTAGGTGGCTACTTCATCACAACTGCCGTTTACTACTATGCAACTGGTGGTTATAGCGCTCATCCCAGTGTGTGGTACGAAGTGATAGGTCCGCTTCATAACCCTAATTTGTGGGTTATTTCGCTGGTTTTCTTGGGATTATCTCTTATTTTTTACCGCAGAAACTCTGAAAAGTGAGGCTGTTTATCGCCTTCTTTGTCTTTTTTCAGTATTTTTTTTATCTTTTGTGTGGGCGTGGCGGTTTACGGGACACAACAAGATAGCAGCTGGCAGCGGTTGATTTTTAAGTTTACAATGCTTCTAAGCGTCTGTTACGGTGTGGCATAACCGAATTTTACCACACCCCCAACATAGAGGAATGTTGAAGCAGTCGCCATGTGCGTGTGGGAGTATGTATGGGCTGGTTTTTTCTCCACACGACCTCTGAGTTGGGGAAACATGGAGATGAAAAAAGAAAATGTGTTTGTGGCTCGCACCACGCTTGTTGGTATAGCCTATTGGCTATTTAACAAAGAAAGGAAGGGTTGGGGCTTCTTTAGTAGGGGTCTTTTTTGCCTGTCATGTATGCCCAAACGCTGACGATAGCAACCGTTAGGACTGCGCCAACACATCCTGAGATGATGAAGCTTGTTGCATCGCCGAGGAGGGGTAAAACGCTCATGAACCAGGGGATGAAATAGGTTGCGGCGACTTGTGCGATTATGCCTGCTAGGAAGCCTATTACAGCTATTATTGCGAATACTTTAATTCTGCTGCCCATTTGTTACACCTTTTGATACTGTGTTGCTTAGCGATTCTTTTTAGTCTAACTAACATGTTTATGTATAAAATCACCATATATGAATCCAACTTTTAGTCTAAAAGTTAAAGCAAAACG includes:
- a CDS encoding TMEM43 family protein is translated as MGSRIKVFAIIAVIGFLAGIIAQVAATYFIPWFMSVLPLLGDATSFIISGCVGAVLTVAIVSVWAYMTGKKDPY